A region of Alteromonadaceae bacterium 2753L.S.0a.02 DNA encodes the following proteins:
- a CDS encoding alanyl-tRNA synthetase yields MKSAEIRDAFLNYFAEQGHEIVPSSSLVPGNDPTLLFTNAGMVQFKDVFLGAEKRTYSRATSSQRCVRAGGKHNDLENVGYTARHHTFFEMLGNFSFGDYFKRDAIRFGWQFLTEVLGLPPERLWVTVHISDDEAADIWLKEVGVSADRFSRLDEDNFWQMGDTGPCGPSSEIFYDHGANVPGGPPGSENDDLDRYIEIWNLVFMQYERQQDGSLIPLPKPSVDTGMGLERIAAVMQGVHSNYEIDLFQALLNAAAAETHCEDLENKSLRVIADHIRSCAFLVCDGVLPSNEGRGYVLRRIMRRAIRHGHKLGQNDAFFYKLVPALVAQMGRAYPELKEKQLQIAKVLLGEEEQFAKTLDKGMAILEDSLAQLQGCEIPGETVFTLYDTYGFPVDLTNDIARERELTLDMPGYERLMEAQKARARASGSFKVDYTAHLNLEGSTKFLGYSQLEESGKVVALYKGEEKVNQLNEGDEGVIVLAQTPFYGESGGQVGDTGFISTVAGRFEVRDCLKSGSNHLHIGVMLSGSIAEDNEVLATVDAEVRNATALNHSATHLLHAALRQVLGEHVSQKGSLVDSQRLRFDFSHFEAVKPVELLEIERIVNAEIRKNTAVTTELCDMESAKNKGAMMLFGEKYGDEVRVLTMGDGFSVELCGGTHVNRTGDIGLLRVISESGIAAGVRRIEAYTGQKALDVIEHQTSILNSINATLKSTPETVTDKLEQVLHHNKQLEKELAALKSKLAAASADEWLGESVDVKGIKVLTKTLQGVDGKSLRDTLDQLKNKLGSCAIVLAAVNDDKIAFAVGVSADSTNRIKAGDILKMVAQQVGGKGGGRPDMAQGAGSEVSALPEAMASVVPWVEANISS; encoded by the coding sequence ATGAAAAGTGCTGAAATACGCGATGCGTTTTTAAACTATTTTGCCGAGCAGGGCCATGAGATCGTACCAAGCAGTTCGCTGGTACCTGGGAATGATCCAACATTATTGTTTACCAATGCTGGAATGGTTCAGTTTAAAGACGTTTTTCTTGGCGCTGAAAAACGCACATACAGTCGCGCCACCAGTTCGCAACGTTGTGTTCGCGCTGGGGGAAAGCATAACGATCTAGAAAATGTCGGCTACACAGCGCGGCACCACACCTTTTTCGAAATGCTCGGAAATTTCAGTTTTGGTGATTATTTTAAACGAGACGCAATTCGGTTCGGGTGGCAGTTTCTCACAGAGGTGCTTGGGCTGCCTCCGGAGCGACTTTGGGTAACCGTGCACATCAGCGATGATGAAGCCGCTGACATCTGGCTGAAGGAAGTGGGAGTCAGTGCCGATCGATTTTCTCGCCTGGATGAAGATAATTTTTGGCAGATGGGAGACACAGGCCCATGTGGCCCCAGCTCAGAGATTTTTTATGATCATGGGGCAAATGTTCCCGGTGGGCCGCCCGGAAGCGAAAATGATGATCTTGATCGCTACATTGAAATCTGGAATCTGGTGTTTATGCAGTACGAGCGCCAACAAGACGGCTCGTTGATCCCTTTGCCGAAGCCTTCTGTAGATACTGGTATGGGGCTCGAGCGCATTGCTGCTGTTATGCAGGGCGTACACAGTAATTATGAGATTGATCTTTTTCAGGCACTGCTAAATGCTGCTGCCGCTGAAACCCATTGTGAAGATCTCGAAAATAAATCGTTGCGGGTCATTGCTGACCATATTCGCTCGTGCGCTTTTCTGGTGTGCGATGGCGTATTACCTTCCAACGAGGGGCGTGGCTATGTATTGCGACGTATCATGCGCCGAGCCATTCGTCACGGCCATAAATTAGGTCAAAATGATGCGTTTTTCTACAAATTGGTGCCAGCGCTTGTTGCTCAGATGGGGAGGGCATACCCTGAATTAAAAGAAAAACAACTGCAAATTGCCAAGGTGCTTTTGGGTGAAGAGGAGCAGTTCGCTAAAACACTTGACAAAGGTATGGCGATTCTTGAAGACAGTTTGGCACAGTTGCAAGGCTGTGAAATTCCCGGTGAAACCGTATTTACCCTCTACGATACTTATGGTTTCCCGGTAGACCTGACTAATGACATCGCCCGCGAGCGGGAATTAACGCTCGATATGCCTGGTTATGAGCGTTTAATGGAAGCACAAAAAGCGCGAGCACGTGCATCTGGTTCGTTCAAAGTGGATTACACCGCGCATTTGAATCTTGAGGGCAGTACAAAATTTTTAGGCTACTCCCAGCTGGAGGAGTCGGGTAAAGTAGTCGCGCTTTATAAAGGCGAAGAAAAGGTTAACCAGTTAAACGAAGGTGACGAGGGCGTCATAGTTTTGGCTCAAACGCCATTTTATGGGGAGTCTGGAGGCCAGGTGGGTGATACCGGTTTTATATCTACCGTCGCAGGTCGTTTTGAAGTGAGAGACTGCCTGAAAAGTGGCAGTAATCACTTGCATATTGGGGTGATGTTGAGTGGCAGCATCGCTGAAGACAATGAAGTGCTCGCGACTGTCGATGCAGAAGTTCGTAACGCTACGGCGTTAAATCACTCCGCCACTCACCTTTTGCATGCCGCCTTACGACAGGTTTTGGGAGAGCACGTCTCTCAGAAGGGTTCTTTGGTCGACTCGCAACGTCTGAGATTTGATTTTTCTCATTTTGAAGCGGTAAAGCCCGTAGAACTGTTAGAAATAGAACGTATTGTTAACGCCGAAATTCGAAAAAATACCGCAGTTACAACTGAGTTGTGCGATATGGAGAGCGCCAAAAATAAAGGCGCAATGATGTTATTTGGCGAGAAATACGGAGACGAAGTACGTGTACTTACCATGGGCGACGGTTTTTCAGTGGAGCTGTGTGGCGGTACACATGTTAACCGAACCGGGGATATTGGATTACTCCGCGTGATCTCCGAAAGTGGTATCGCGGCCGGTGTACGTCGCATTGAAGCTTACACCGGGCAAAAAGCCTTGGATGTGATAGAACATCAAACCTCGATTTTGAATAGCATTAACGCCACCCTTAAGTCGACACCCGAAACCGTAACCGACAAGCTGGAACAGGTTTTACACCATAACAAGCAACTCGAGAAGGAATTGGCAGCACTCAAGAGCAAGCTCGCTGCCGCATCTGCGGATGAGTGGCTCGGCGAATCGGTGGACGTCAAGGGTATCAAAGTGCTGACCAAGACGCTGCAAGGTGTTGACGGTAAATCACTAAGAGATACCCTCGACCAGCTTAAGAACAAACTCGGCAGTTGTGCCATAGTGCTCGCGGCCGTGAATGACGACAAGATCGCATTTGCTGTTGGCGTAAGTGCTGATTCAACCAACCGTATCAAGGCCGGGGATATTCTTAAAATGGTCGCGCAACAAGTTGGCGGTAAAGGTGGTGGAAGACCTGATATGGCGCAGGGTGCAGGCTCTGAGGTGTCTGCCTTGCCTGAGGCTATGGCAAGCGTTGTACCTTGGGTTGAGGCGAACATTTCCAGTTAA
- a CDS encoding histidine triad (HIT) family protein, which produces MSEPTLFTRIINGEIPADIVYQDDQCICIKDIHPQAPTHVLVIPRKPIPRLVDATEDDKALLGHLMLSVGEIARHLGVDEAFRVVINNGEAAGQTVFHLHLHILGNKTFAEGSLGMK; this is translated from the coding sequence ATGAGCGAACCAACCCTGTTTACGCGAATTATCAATGGCGAAATTCCAGCAGACATCGTCTACCAGGATGACCAATGTATCTGTATCAAGGACATTCATCCCCAGGCGCCTACTCATGTATTGGTGATTCCTCGCAAACCCATTCCGCGCCTTGTGGATGCAACAGAAGACGATAAGGCCCTGTTGGGGCATTTAATGCTCTCTGTTGGAGAGATCGCCCGCCACCTTGGGGTCGATGAAGCATTCCGTGTAGTCATCAACAATGGCGAAGCTGCCGGGCAAACAGTATTCCACCTACATCTCCATATTTTAGGTAATAAAACATTTGCCGAAGGCTCCCTGGGTATGAAATAG